Proteins encoded by one window of Mercenaria mercenaria strain notata chromosome 4, MADL_Memer_1, whole genome shotgun sequence:
- the LOC123551415 gene encoding uncharacterized protein LOC123551415 isoform X2 produces MARELLVIVTLFVFLAEYASGEVCEQTYSVKTSSNQNYYAQCGWWGWNRCQRSRTVYKLETRTRQLCCAGSYGSVATGCVGVCPYSDAQSSSACPGNRVCRDYQCDASGVNASSLPTPAALTFNENDDQERLLWTVDGQCFVQESCPCARRRRETDEKEREKRATCTCSKTVPCTHCTVQSTNGIAAVRNGIEIYRKACNQTCRDCSRYPGCLDNKVNYVLAVECRASGYIYNGAVQQSFILNVTEAPAPIIEVDPGNLLVLDTGAKVGDTLLTIGDIIIADSEKVTYSVEGPVSVNTGEPLFGYNETSKKIIVNSDLSEEQSAVYTLQFCVEHRRGATCVELVVKIDRMTTTTTQAPTTQPEDEAEYMCMAADSWKLLPGMDWWCNSICGKLGNACPYLDTHCICQDIASEHLNCRGGGLYADAFYMDVWCDLNCNMGIYSNCPTNTSQPAYCVCN; encoded by the exons CGGCGAAGTATGTGAACAGACATATAGCGTGAAAACTTCTTCGAACCAAAATTACTATGCACAATGCGGCTGGTGGGGCTGGAACCGGTGTCAACGATCAAGGACAGTTTACAA ACTTGAGACTAGAACTCGTCAGCTGTGTTGTGCCGGAAGCTACGGAAGCGTTGCCACAGGATGTGTAGGAG TGTGTCCGTATAGTGATGCACAGTCGTCCTCGGCATGCCCCGGTAACAGAGTTTGCAGGGATTATCAGTGCG ATGCATCTGGCGTTAATGCTTCAAGTTTGCCAACACCAGCAGCTCTAACATTCAACGAGAACGATGATCAAGAACGACTGTTGTGGACAGTTGATGGCCAGTGTTTCGTCCAAGAGTCATGTCCCTGTGCGCGAAGGCGTAGAGAAACCGACGAAAAAGAACGAGAAAAACGTGCAACATGCACTTGCTCCAAAACGGTTCCATGCACGCATTGTACAGTTCAGAGTACGAATGGAATAGCAGCAGTTCGCAATG GAATCGAGATCTACCGGAAAGCATGTAACCAGACATGTCGTGACTGTAGTAGGTACCCTGGTTGTCTTGACAACAAGGTCAACTATGTCCTCGCCGTTGAATGCCGAGCTTCCGGTTATATCTACAACGGTGCTGTTCAGCAAAGTTTTATCCTGAACGTCACGGAAGCGCCAGCCCCAATCATAG AAGTAGACCCAGGCAACCTACTTGTCCTAGATACCGGTGCTAAAGTCGGTGACACGTTACTGACCATAGGCGATATAATTATCGCAGATTCAGAGAAAGTGACATACAGTGTTGAAGGACCTGTTTCAGTTAACACTGGGGAACCCCTGTTTGGGTACAATG AGACGAGTAAGAAAATAATTGTCAACTCCGACCTGTCTGAAGAACAAAGTGCAGTTTACACTCTTCAGTTTTGTGTGGAGCATCGCCGTGGAGCCACCTGTGTTGAACTGGTTGTGAAAATAG atcgTATGACCACTACAACAACACAGGCGCCAACCACTCAACCGGAAGACGAGGCGGAATACATGTGTATGGCAGCCGACTCCTGGAAATTGTTACCAGGGATGGACTGGTGGTGTAATTCAATCTGCGGAAAACTGGGAAACGCATGTCCGTACCTCGATACACACTGCATATGTCAGGATATCGCGAGC GAGCATCTGAACTGCAGAGGGGGTGGCTTGTATGCGGATGCTTTCTACATGGATGTGTGGTGTGATCTGAACTGTAACATGGGAATCTACTCGAATTGCCCGACGAACACGTCCCAACCTGCCTACTGTGTGTGCAACTGA
- the LOC123551415 gene encoding uncharacterized protein LOC123551415 isoform X1, translating to MKFRMARELLVIVTLFVFLAEYASGEVCEQTYSVKTSSNQNYYAQCGWWGWNRCQRSRTVYKLETRTRQLCCAGSYGSVATGCVGVCPYSDAQSSSACPGNRVCRDYQCDASGVNASSLPTPAALTFNENDDQERLLWTVDGQCFVQESCPCARRRRETDEKEREKRATCTCSKTVPCTHCTVQSTNGIAAVRNGIEIYRKACNQTCRDCSRYPGCLDNKVNYVLAVECRASGYIYNGAVQQSFILNVTEAPAPIIEVDPGNLLVLDTGAKVGDTLLTIGDIIIADSEKVTYSVEGPVSVNTGEPLFGYNETSKKIIVNSDLSEEQSAVYTLQFCVEHRRGATCVELVVKIDRMTTTTTQAPTTQPEDEAEYMCMAADSWKLLPGMDWWCNSICGKLGNACPYLDTHCICQDIASEHLNCRGGGLYADAFYMDVWCDLNCNMGIYSNCPTNTSQPAYCVCN from the exons CGGCGAAGTATGTGAACAGACATATAGCGTGAAAACTTCTTCGAACCAAAATTACTATGCACAATGCGGCTGGTGGGGCTGGAACCGGTGTCAACGATCAAGGACAGTTTACAA ACTTGAGACTAGAACTCGTCAGCTGTGTTGTGCCGGAAGCTACGGAAGCGTTGCCACAGGATGTGTAGGAG TGTGTCCGTATAGTGATGCACAGTCGTCCTCGGCATGCCCCGGTAACAGAGTTTGCAGGGATTATCAGTGCG ATGCATCTGGCGTTAATGCTTCAAGTTTGCCAACACCAGCAGCTCTAACATTCAACGAGAACGATGATCAAGAACGACTGTTGTGGACAGTTGATGGCCAGTGTTTCGTCCAAGAGTCATGTCCCTGTGCGCGAAGGCGTAGAGAAACCGACGAAAAAGAACGAGAAAAACGTGCAACATGCACTTGCTCCAAAACGGTTCCATGCACGCATTGTACAGTTCAGAGTACGAATGGAATAGCAGCAGTTCGCAATG GAATCGAGATCTACCGGAAAGCATGTAACCAGACATGTCGTGACTGTAGTAGGTACCCTGGTTGTCTTGACAACAAGGTCAACTATGTCCTCGCCGTTGAATGCCGAGCTTCCGGTTATATCTACAACGGTGCTGTTCAGCAAAGTTTTATCCTGAACGTCACGGAAGCGCCAGCCCCAATCATAG AAGTAGACCCAGGCAACCTACTTGTCCTAGATACCGGTGCTAAAGTCGGTGACACGTTACTGACCATAGGCGATATAATTATCGCAGATTCAGAGAAAGTGACATACAGTGTTGAAGGACCTGTTTCAGTTAACACTGGGGAACCCCTGTTTGGGTACAATG AGACGAGTAAGAAAATAATTGTCAACTCCGACCTGTCTGAAGAACAAAGTGCAGTTTACACTCTTCAGTTTTGTGTGGAGCATCGCCGTGGAGCCACCTGTGTTGAACTGGTTGTGAAAATAG atcgTATGACCACTACAACAACACAGGCGCCAACCACTCAACCGGAAGACGAGGCGGAATACATGTGTATGGCAGCCGACTCCTGGAAATTGTTACCAGGGATGGACTGGTGGTGTAATTCAATCTGCGGAAAACTGGGAAACGCATGTCCGTACCTCGATACACACTGCATATGTCAGGATATCGCGAGC GAGCATCTGAACTGCAGAGGGGGTGGCTTGTATGCGGATGCTTTCTACATGGATGTGTGGTGTGATCTGAACTGTAACATGGGAATCTACTCGAATTGCCCGACGAACACGTCCCAACCTGCCTACTGTGTGTGCAACTGA